CTAGGTCAGAACTCCGTGTATAACAGCTGTTCACACACAAAACTTCAGAGAAACGTTTGCTTTTGTACCTCATTTCCGCAGGACTTTATTTCCCCGAAGGTAATTTTCCTACAATTAAATGAGACATAATGGCTTTAATGGCATAAAGGGAACATTTGGAGACCAGTCCCTTGAAATGAGGGATGTTTGAGAGAAATTATATACAATCCCCTCAAACTGcctggctggagctgggcacccttccttttgctgctatattcatcaaagaaaaagaaatattagctTAACCGTTGCTATCTCGGTGACTGTCATTGACTAGTTCTGAGATCTTACATGGCACTGGCCCTGTCCTGAAATGATAGGGATCCGCTGAGGTCAGGAGACCTCGAAAATTGCATGAACTGTCATCACTGTTGCAAGACACCATGTTCCTCAAGGTCAGATTTGGACAATGCTCTCCTGGCCTGTGTGACCTTTCCACTGTGTCAAGGACACGTTGCAGAGTCAAGTTGGGCCATGTCTTATTGACACACTGCCTTTTTTTAGGTATCAcattgatttttctatttttactcTCTTGCAAAAtcctttttgcttattttgtttcCAGACAAAACTTCAAACTGGTTTAAACACCTTAAACTTGGCTGGATTTTCCCGTTTGCAGTAGCAACgaactttcagatttttcaatGCCCTCAGCGTTGCTGCCTGAAATGACCTATGTGGAGTATCATCAGTTTTTTAATCATTTAGAGATCAATGGTCTGACTAATGCTTCAGTTTACTGAGTAACCCAGTTTGCCTCCTCACCTTTGTGATATCTGACCGTGGTATTACAGGTAGAATTTCCTacttccttccctttcaggGACAGATTTGATAAAGTCTAGTCAGGTGTTTGGACCATGGAACAAAGATCATGCAAGGCTACGCACATACCACTGCATTTTCCTGCGGGGAAGGGCCTTCTCCTGTGCGTGGGATGAATAGATAATCGCTTTATTGTAGCAGTGAGACCAAACTGTCCTTCTGTCTGAGGTCTCCTGCTAGAAGAGAACGTGTTTGAGCTAAGAGTGGTGCTGACAGAGAAACAGAATGGTAtggagtgtttcaaaaagatggacccagtgTGTCACAATTACTCAAAAATTTATGAACaatttaatgagttatcaagtttcagtaactttttaataaatgctCCATGTTCCCTCCACCTCCTGTATGGACAACATTGAGACGATAGTTGATAGTTTGTGATTGAGATATAAAGTGATTTCagattgggtccatctttttgaaacaccctctACTTTTACAGAAATGCCTAAAGGCATTTGGAAACGCTCATGTTGGTTAATTTTGAATGGCAGATTAATCTTGCCCCACTTGGAAGCTGGCATCTGCAGTACGGCCAAGTCTTAACAGGGGGCTGCAAATCCTGCATCCTTTACTGACTGCACATAAAGCTCTCGAACTCCTATTTCCCCACATTTCAGGTGTACATTTTTGCAGTGCTTGTGTACTCTGGTTGGCTTTGCAGTTGCTTTGGGCCTCTGTTGCTGAAAAGCTTATCCCTCTGCAGCTTGAAAACGTTCCACTGTGGAAGGAGCAGGGTGGGCAAAACTGGACtgctaaataaaaatgaaataagctGCTGCATAGCGAGAGGGACCTGACGCCCTTGCTTAGGGTTGCCAGCGCTCAGCCTCCCTGGGGATGCTCCCAGGCCTGTAAGATAAGGACATAACATGATGGGGCAGGAAAGCCTGTGGCGAGGGGCTGTGTCCTTCAGCGTGGCATCTGGGCCATGCTTCTCGGCCATCGCTGGTGACGGTTGCCCGCTTGTGTTGCAGAGAAGGGTGAATTCCTTGCTGCTGACCTGGGTGGCTCCCAGTTCCGTGCCCACCAGGTGAAGGTGTTTGATGACGGGAAGCAGAGCAGCCAGCTGGAGAGCAAGTTTTACCCCCCACCCAAGGAGGTCATACAGGGGAACGGAGCTGAGGTAGGGCGTGTAGGATCTTCTGTGGTGGTGCTGTGCTTGAGCACATGCCTGCTGGATACAGCCTGACTCTGTCCTCTCCTTTCTTGTGCAGCTCTTTGATTACGTTGCTGACTGTCTGTCAGACTTCATGGAGACCAACAACCTGAAGCATAAGAAGTTACCTCttggttttacattttcttttccatgcaaACAGACCAGGTTAGATGAGGTAAgatgcaaaaagaaatattattggCAAGCGTAGCTCCTTGCAGAACCCGGAGAAGCTGTTGCATGGGAGTGTTACTCTGTGGCCTTTTTGTGGGGTCATGTTTACATAGCTCTCTGAAGAAGGCATGGATGACCATTAGCATTTAACTAGACTTCACTACCATTCAAACACTTGTTTCTGATCTCAAGGCAACATGATCTTTAAGCTAAAGCTGTTCTTTTACTTAATCAGTGCCTAATTCCATAGTAACTATGTGCCCTTGTATGAAGACTGTTAGACTGTAAACCACATACTTTAGTGTCCTGaagcatgtttcttttttaatcgCTCtcattcaatttcttttttacattCTAAATAGGAAAGACCTGTAGCTGAGCTGAGAGGCCACATGGGGAAATGAAGGGCTGGTTGCAATTGTTTTATGGCCTCTTATTCATTTCTAGGGATCTGTGCTTTGCGTCTCAGTCCTGCAAATGCTTTATGCTTAATGCTATTTGTGATGAGCATCAGTAGAGCTGCACATGGTTTAAACAAAGCACAGGGATATGCATTTGCAGGGTTGTGACTTTATTACTGCACCCGTTTCATTGTGTTTGCGCTGACAGACACCCCAAGGTGAGATGTTCTGCTCTGACTTATTTCGGCCCACATTTTGTTAATAGTGTGTGGAGAAACATAGCAGGCTTCTCCACAGACTTTGGTCTGGGCTGACTTTGTGGCAGGTTTGTATGCTAAACCTGGAGCTTTTGGGTCACTGGACTGTTACTTTGCAGGGAGTTCTTCTTGCCTGGACAAAACACTTCAAGGTCCGAGGGGTTCAGGACACAGACGTGGTCAGCTCTCTGCGCAAGGCCCTCCGGAAGCATAAGGCAAGTTTTGTACCTGCAGGAGGTGAACCTGAGCGGCCTCAGGTTGTCCTCTTGGGTGATCAGCTCTTGGtgtgtgggttgttttgggAGTTGTCAAACATCATCTCACATTGGCACACTGAGTTCTCCCAGGGCTTGCCCCTCCACTTCGATCTGTGGGATGGAGTCATTGATGGAAATTAAGGTCCTCAGGAAGACATGATTAAATCTGCCCTTGAGCTAGTGTATATATTTGAATAgcattgttttaatattttgaaaagcctTGTTTTTCATGTCTGTTGCTATTGGTAACATCATCTAAGCAGTACGAAGCATCTTTCCATGTCCTGACATCTTTCTAGTAAAGAGGAAATTCCGCTGTTTTTGCACATGGTAAAAATCCAACCTTGATTTTTGGTTCACTTATTTCTCTACGTCAGTCTTGCTGTAGTTAACAGGAACAAAGGACCTGAGACTTCCTGGGTGAAGCCTGCCCCCCTGCTAGTGCTGGTATCTGAGTTCCAAGAATCCTTTGATAACTTTGATTATACTTTATCAAGTTACCTCAGCGTGAAAGACAAACTGCACCGCTCCAATGGCAAGGCTTTTTCCTTGGGTGTGATATTGGTGCACAGCCTGGTGTTGAATAGCTGCAATTAtatatgaatattttctgtCCCATTTGGTGAGATCTGCTCAGGGAATAGGATAGTGTCCCAGCATGAGTGAGCTACCAGAATGCAGTGCATAAAAAAGATACGTGGGTACTGGCATATCACAAAATTCAAACCGATAATATGTTGCTTTTCTGGCAAGTGAGGGTGGATTGGGGAAAACCAAATCATGCAACCAAATATCCTGGCTAGCCAGGCGCTTGAGAATTCAGAGACATTCATTACTTCACAGGGTTGTGGGAACAGAGGTACAAAAGTAAGTAGTGTGTCTTTCAACTgaagagctttcctgagccaGGCCTTCAAAGTACAACTCTGGAGTATGTCTGCATGCTGTTGCTCCAACACACAGGAGACTTtctaagcttttttcttttaatcaccCATCTTTATGCTGTTAGGACATAGACGTCGATGTTTTAGCACTGGTCAATGACACTGTGGGAACCATGATGACTTGTGGATATGATGACCAGCACTGTGAAGTTGGACTCATAATTggtaattttttctgtttgctaagtatttttttttccccgtcaTTTGTTTAATCCTAACAAATCTGGACTAGAAGGGAGTGTCCCAATACaggaaagagcaggaagaaaatggaaaaaacaatgGTCAGATTTTCAAGCCTGACTGCCTTCTGTAAAGCAGCTGTTTTCATGCTGATCACATTGACATCAAATACCACAGTCCCCATTTTGTCTGGGTTCAGTTGTGACCAGCATACTAAACTTTCCTGCTGACTCTATAGAAAATTACTGTGTGTTTGTCCAGAGAAAGCTGAATTCCTCTCACGTCTGGTAGTTAGGATCACTTTCCACAATGTCTCTGCTTTATGCACCATGGTGGCTTTTTTAAGGCATGTAAAAgcatatttgaaaaagaaaaaatatttttaaacaagtcaAGCCTTAGATTAATTCCTAGTACTTTCACTCActgtgaaataattatttaacaAGTTCTGGTGGCTTGATATTAGCATCCTGGACCACAGGATtatgtatttctattttcttccaaagacaGTATATTGACTTATTCCCAAACACGTGGACTCTGTCCcaggtttgctttttgtttggttcaaGAGGTAATGTATCCACACTGGCTCCAACTCTCACAGGGACCGGCACCAACGCATGCTACATGGAGGAAATGAGGCATATTGACCTGGTGGAAGGTGACGAAGGCAGGATGTGCATTAACACAGAGTGGGGTGCCTTTGGAGATGACGGTGCTTTGGATGACCTCCGCACAGAATTTGATCGGGAGCTCGATCTGGGATCTCTCAATCCTGGAAAACAGTTGTAAGTGATTCCCTGGAAGATTTGCCTTGGCAGTCTGAGTTCTATGAGTGCGTTTCCAGCGCATGCCAGGAGCCCCTTTGGAACAGGAATTGGGTTGAGTGAACCTGAGTTGACTTATCCTGGTCCTGTCCTATCCAGACCTTTCCCTTCTGGGAAGTGTGGGTACCTTTCACACCTCCCTGCCTCACAGGCCAAGGGATTGCTGCTGCAGTTGCTAATGTGTTGTTAAAAATAGGTGGTTGCTCTGGTATGGTGCTGTGGAGGGGTGAGGAAGGTAAACAGAGGGCATATTTAAAGCCTGGTTCATCAAAACTGCTTCTACTGGCTGAGCTGCTCACAAGTCTTTTGAAAATTCTCTCCAGTCACTTGAGGGCTTGTTGCTGGGTCGCAGGACCTCAGGATGGCATCCCATCTACAACTTAGTTCCCAAACCCCTTTTGTACATGCTTAGATGTGATCAACCCCTATAAGAACATAAGATGCTCATACTTGAACTTGTCATagctctgcctggctggtgAACACCTGTAATCCTTCCTGCGCTTTGTTCCAGGTTTGAGAAGATGATCAGCAGCTTGTATTTGGGGGAACTTGTAAGACTTATTCTCctaaaaatgacaaagaaaggTCTGCTCTTCAATGGGAAAGTGTCAACAGCTCTGCTTACTAAGGGCACGATTGAAATGAAACATGTGTCTGCAATGGAGAAGTAAGAACCCGCAATATGCTGTTTGAGAATGGCTATTAGTCTCTCGCAAGCACAGCAATGATAATTAACATGTAATAATAATCTGCGAGTACTGGGAACAATCCTGAACTGTTCAacttgattttgcttttaccTAGGAGAAAAGTTTGTATTTCAATAAGTAGGAATTGGTGGAAGATAAAGTTTTAGCAAAGTACCACAGTAGCAAATATATTGGTTAACCATCAGAGATGCAGGTTGTTTAAAACAACCTATGTGGAGACCTGAGCACGCGAGATGATTGTTGCAGTTTTCCGCTTCTGTAGTGTGGGAATAGTGGGGTTGTGGAGTTGTAGTACAGTCTCTGGAACAGCTAATGGATTACCATATGCAAAACTGACACATTCTGGTGTTTTGGAGAGGAATCCTGGTTGTCATTATTACTccaggaatattttctttgttgtatCGAGAGAAGCTGTACCTCTATTCCTATGCTCTCCTTCTATGGACTAAATATTTTATCCTGTTGTCTCGTTGGTGAGCTACTTGGTTTGTCTCACCAAAAACTGAATTCCAGGAAGCAGCCTCTTAAAAGTCTGGTCTCACCCCCCACATACTTTTGGGAACAGTGTAGGAAAGACACTACTGGTTTATGGGAACCAATTATGATGCTGCCTGATGGGTTGTGCTCTGGtcttctctcatttcttttttgtgcCAACCTGAAGATATTGATTGATGTGCTGCATTAATATCCTTGCATTAGATGATGTGTTCCTTTGTTTTGGGGTAGATACAAGGAAGGTCTGAGCAACACAAAAGAGATCCTTACAGAGCTGAACCTGTTTCCCTCTGAAGAGGACTGCATCGCTGTTCAGCAAGTCTGCACTATCGTTTCCTTCCGCTCGGCCAACCTCTGTGCTGCCGCCTTGGCAGCCATACTGACCCGActgagagagaataaaaaacTGCTAAGGATGCGAACCACTGTTGGGATCGATGGAGGACTCTATAGAACCCACCCTCAGTAAGTAACTAACAAGGATTTGGTAACTGCTGGCCACGTGTTGATGTTGCAAACAGGCTCCATCTGCATATCTGTGTGGCTTTTCAGAgaactgctggttttgctgcagggTTGGGGCGAGATCCGGTGGAGCACCGAGTGTCAGTGCATGTGAAGTAAACCACGCGTGAAATGCCCGTGAGAGTCTAAAGAAGCTCTTTGTTCCTGTAGATATGCCAAGCGTCTGCACAAGGTGGTGAGAAGGCTGGTCCCAAACTGTGATGTTCGGTTCCTCCTCTCTGTGAGCGGCAGTGGGAAGGGGGCTGCCATGGTCACAGCGGTGGCATACAGGCTGGCCGCTCAGCGCAAGAAAATTGATGCCGCGCTCGCACCATTCTTGCTGTCCCTGGACACTCTCAGAGAAGTTAAGAACAAAATGAGGACCGAGCTGGAATATGGGCTGAAGCGAGAGACTCAAGCCAGTGCCACAGTGAAGATGTTGCCCACGTATGTCTGTGGGACACCAGATGGAACAGGTGAAGTGATTTCCTGATCACCTGAGGGTGATGCAGGGAAGTTGCTTGTCTGTTTTCTAGGGGGAATGTGCCAATTATTCTGGCAAATGCCAGGGTGATATCTGTTGGCAAACTGGCACTTTGTGCGATGTTATCCAGCTGGTCCTTCAGCCCCATCCTAGCAGACCGGTGGGATAAATGCCATAGGGAGCAGTGTGCTGTCATTGGCCCAGATGAATTTTCTTGGGGATGGGCATAGTACGCCATTCTGACTGGCAAATATGCTACGAGAAGCACCAAAATGAATTACCCTTCTTCTCttacagagaaaggaaaattccTTGCCCTTGATCTCGGTGGGACAAATTTCAGGGTTCTGCTGGTCAAAATCAGAAGCGGGAGAAGAAGATCAGTGCAAATGTATAACAAAATCTTCGCCATTCCTTTGGAGATCATGCAAGGGACGGGGGAAGAGGTAACCTCTAGCGAATGTTTAACTGGCTCAGCCAAGGCCTGTTGCATGGAATTACTGTGAGATTTATAtgctttttctgtccttctaGCTCTTTGACCATATTGTGCAGTGCATAGCAGACTTTCTGGAGTATATGGGGATTAAAGGTGCTCGACTGCCTCTGGgcttcaccttctccttcccGTGCAGGCAAGCTAGCATTGACAAGGTAAGAACTGCAACACCGAATGGGTCAAGTGGCAGCTGTGCATCTGCTTGgtaaattacattattttggGTGAGGGTGACTTGTTGGTTTGGAGATTGCAAGGAAAAAGCTAttctcagtgttttcttccAAGTAGGACTTTACAAAGTTCACAagatatacatgtatatatgcacacacacacgtgtaaATCAGTCTTTGGAGACaatatttcatctgttttatGGGGATTTTATTACTCTACTCTGCAAATTAGTTGTTTCATGAGAAAGTTATCATCCTGTATGCATATGGGAGGTAGAACTTTCACCTCTTGTATCTGATAAGAGATGGATATTACTTACTTTTATTCTATAAAGATTAAGCCTTATGATAGGTAAATGACTACATATTTTTCATAGCCCAAGAATTTCTTATGCTGCCTTAACTCTTCAATGGCAAGAGAGAACAGATGCCTCCTGCTTGCTCAGCTACAGTGCCAGGGTGTTTTCCTaa
The genomic region above belongs to Caloenas nicobarica isolate bCalNic1 chromosome 7, bCalNic1.hap1, whole genome shotgun sequence and contains:
- the LOC135990826 gene encoding hexokinase HKDC1-like isoform X1, whose amino-acid sequence is MFAVHLLAFHFTKLKEDQIKKVDRYLYHMRLSDDVLLDVMTRFQAEMVKGLGRDTNPTATVKMLPTFVRSLPDGSEKGEFLAADLGGSQFRAHQVKVFDDGKQSSQLESKFYPPPKEVIQGNGAELFDYVADCLSDFMETNNLKHKKLPLGFTFSFPCKQTRLDEGVLLAWTKHFKVRGVQDTDVVSSLRKALRKHKDIDVDVLALVNDTVGTMMTCGYDDQHCEVGLIIGTGTNACYMEEMRHIDLVEGDEGRMCINTEWGAFGDDGALDDLRTEFDRELDLGSLNPGKQLFEKMISSLYLGELVRLILLKMTKKGLLFNGKVSTALLTKGTIEMKHVSAMEKYKEGLSNTKEILTELNLFPSEEDCIAVQQVCTIVSFRSANLCAAALAAILTRLRENKKLLRMRTTVGIDGGLYRTHPQYAKRLHKVVRRLVPNCDVRFLLSVSGSGKGAAMVTAVAYRLAAQRKKIDAALAPFLLSLDTLREVKNKMRTELEYGLKRETQASATVKMLPTYVCGTPDGTEKGKFLALDLGGTNFRVLLVKIRSGRRRSVQMYNKIFAIPLEIMQGTGEELFDHIVQCIADFLEYMGIKGARLPLGFTFSFPCRQASIDKGTLVGWTKGFKATDCEGEDVVDMLREAIRRRNEFDLDIVAVVNDTVGTMMTCGYEDPNCEIGLIAGTGSNVCYMEDMKNIEIVEGNEGKMCINTEWGGFGDNGCIDNIRTKYDKEVDEGSLNPGKQRYEKMTSGMYLGEIVRQILIDLTKQGLLFRGQISESLRKRGIFETKFLSQIESDRLALLQVRRILQQLGLDSTCDDSIIVKEVCGAVSKRAAQLCGAGLAAIVEKKRENRGVEHLQITVGVDGTLYKLHPHFSRVLRETVKELAPQCDVTFMLSEDGSGKGAALITAVAKRLHNIGQK
- the LOC135990826 gene encoding hexokinase HKDC1-like isoform X2 — protein: MFAVHLLAFHFTKLKEDQIKKVDRYLYHMRLSDDVLLDVMTRFQAEMVKGLGRDTNPTATVKMLPTFVRSLPDGSEKGEFLAADLGGSQFRAHQVKVFDDGKQSSQLESKFYPPPKEVIQGNGAELFDYVADCLSDFMETNNLKHKKLPLGFTFSFPCKQTRLDEGVLLAWTKHFKVRGVQDTDVVSSLRKALRKHKANVDVLALVNDTVGTMMTCGYDDQHCEVGLIIGTGTNACYMEEMRHIDLVEGDEGRMCINTEWGAFGDDGALDDLRTEFDRELDLGSLNPGKQLFEKMISSLYLGELVRLILLKMTKKGLLFNGKVSTALLTKGTIEMKHVSAMEKYKEGLSNTKEILTELNLFPSEEDCIAVQQVCTIVSFRSANLCAAALAAILTRLRENKKLLRMRTTVGIDGGLYRTHPQYAKRLHKVVRRLVPNCDVRFLLSVSGSGKGAAMVTAVAYRLAAQRKKIDAALAPFLLSLDTLREVKNKMRTELEYGLKRETQASATVKMLPTYVCGTPDGTEKGKFLALDLGGTNFRVLLVKIRSGRRRSVQMYNKIFAIPLEIMQGTGEELFDHIVQCIADFLEYMGIKGARLPLGFTFSFPCRQASIDKGTLVGWTKGFKATDCEGEDVVDMLREAIRRRNEFDLDIVAVVNDTVGTMMTCGYEDPNCEIGLIAGTGSNVCYMEDMKNIEIVEGNEGKMCINTEWGGFGDNGCIDNIRTKYDKEVDEGSLNPGKQRYEKMTSGMYLGEIVRQILIDLTKQGLLFRGQISESLRKRGIFETKFLSQIESDRLALLQVRRILQQLGLDSTCDDSIIVKEVCGAVSKRAAQLCGAGLAAIVEKKRENRGVEHLQITVGVDGTLYKLHPHFSRVLRETVKELAPQCDVTFMLSEDGSGKGAALITAVAKRLHNIGQK